One stretch of Corallococcus exiguus DNA includes these proteins:
- a CDS encoding BMA_0021/BMA_0022 family TOMM bacteriocin, with protein sequence MSKKKPESKVAPARARPVARKPTRGPESKASVNDWQAVWMRAVALAWKEPEFEAALQKDPRQALKKRFDFDLPASIHLKVVPSTAKDAVTDGTWKVNNAEVELHLPKKPADVADHAVALSSLTDTYGRSHCCGSPCC encoded by the coding sequence ATGAGCAAGAAGAAGCCGGAGTCGAAGGTCGCGCCCGCACGGGCTCGTCCGGTGGCGCGCAAGCCCACGCGGGGTCCGGAGTCCAAGGCCTCGGTGAATGACTGGCAGGCCGTGTGGATGCGCGCCGTCGCGCTCGCGTGGAAGGAGCCCGAGTTCGAGGCGGCCCTCCAGAAGGATCCGCGCCAGGCCCTCAAGAAGCGCTTCGACTTCGACCTGCCCGCCAGCATCCACCTGAAGGTCGTCCCCTCCACCGCGAAGGACGCGGTGACGGACGGCACCTGGAAGGTGAACAACGCGGAGGTGGAGCTGCACCTGCCGAAGAAGCCGGCGGACGTGGCGGACCACGCCGTGGCGCTCTCCAGCCTCACCGACACCTACGGCCGCTCGCACTGCTGCGGCAGCCCCTGCTGCTGA
- a CDS encoding SagB family peptide dehydrogenase, translating to MRLSLAEGVALRCPDAEDARVEGPGRSLRLGPLAPGVRAVFESLADGGIHETEVPAAAGSDTTLAWYWLDLAGDGGLLSWTVEERGNLLLTLTPASASFLRHRATFDAAQPLQLSRFAHTRMAEGRAVLDCPTVHATAALHDRRVVSLLFDMARPTLLARLNQFNTGIESFTLRELVRLLAETGILVPNGLDVPASEETQTALKQWEPHDLLFHLRSRGWGHQTRAGATYRFRGELPNPPALKPTVTEEVVELYRPDLEALRAGGDRSFTEVLEDRRSLRGRGASPLTVKQLGELLYRAARVREVRTTQDGEVTDRPYPGAGAAYALELYPMVGECQGLAPGAYHYDPLGHRLEKLSGPTPEFHALLDEARAPVEPFDRPEVLMVVAARVPRLAWKYETLAYSLVLQDTGALVQTLYLVSTAQGLRPYALGRSDPDFFQRVAGVDGFGEASVGAFAVSGGDSPDR from the coding sequence ATGAGATTGTCGCTCGCCGAAGGTGTGGCGCTGCGTTGCCCCGACGCGGAGGACGCGCGCGTGGAGGGCCCTGGCCGCTCACTGCGGTTGGGCCCGCTGGCCCCCGGTGTGCGCGCCGTCTTCGAGTCGCTCGCGGACGGAGGCATCCACGAGACGGAGGTGCCGGCCGCCGCGGGCTCGGACACGACGCTCGCGTGGTACTGGCTGGACCTGGCTGGAGACGGCGGCCTGCTGTCGTGGACGGTGGAGGAGCGCGGCAACCTGCTCCTGACGCTCACGCCCGCGTCCGCTTCGTTCCTGCGCCACCGCGCGACGTTCGACGCGGCCCAACCGCTGCAGCTGTCACGCTTCGCGCACACGCGCATGGCGGAGGGCCGCGCGGTGCTGGACTGCCCCACGGTGCACGCCACCGCTGCGCTGCATGACCGGCGCGTGGTGTCGCTGCTCTTCGACATGGCCCGCCCCACGCTGCTGGCGCGGCTGAACCAGTTCAACACCGGCATCGAGTCCTTCACGCTGCGCGAGCTGGTGCGCCTGCTGGCGGAGACGGGCATCCTGGTCCCCAACGGACTGGACGTGCCGGCGTCGGAGGAGACGCAGACGGCGCTCAAGCAGTGGGAGCCGCACGACCTGCTCTTCCACCTGCGCTCACGCGGCTGGGGCCACCAGACGCGCGCCGGGGCCACCTACCGCTTCCGGGGAGAGCTGCCCAACCCGCCCGCCCTCAAGCCCACCGTGACCGAGGAGGTCGTGGAGCTGTACCGGCCAGACCTGGAGGCGCTGCGCGCGGGCGGCGACCGCTCCTTCACGGAGGTGCTGGAGGACCGCCGCAGCCTGCGAGGCCGTGGCGCTTCACCGCTCACCGTGAAGCAGCTGGGCGAGCTGCTCTACCGCGCCGCGCGCGTGCGCGAAGTGCGCACCACGCAGGACGGTGAAGTCACCGACCGGCCCTACCCCGGCGCGGGCGCGGCGTACGCGCTGGAGCTCTACCCCATGGTGGGCGAGTGCCAGGGCCTGGCCCCGGGCGCCTACCACTACGACCCGCTGGGCCACCGGCTGGAGAAGCTGAGCGGCCCCACGCCGGAGTTCCACGCGCTGCTGGACGAAGCCCGTGCGCCGGTGGAGCCCTTCGATCGGCCGGAGGTGTTGATGGTGGTGGCCGCGCGCGTGCCCCGGCTCGCGTGGAAGTACGAGACGCTGGCGTACTCGCTGGTGCTGCAGGACACGGGAGCGTTGGTGCAGACGCTCTACCTGGTGTCCACCGCGCAGGGACTGCGGCCCTACGCGCTGGGCCGGAGCGATCCGGACTTCTTCCAGCGCGTGGCGGGCGTGGACGGCTTCGGCGAGGCCAGCGTGGGCGCCTTCGCGGTGTCGGGAGGAGACTCTCCGGACCGCTGA
- a CDS encoding amidohydrolase family protein, with protein sequence MRDGFHIFDADRHVLEPLSLWAEQLEPGLRRHAPRLGRLPEETLEERLARLGPQGLLPVLPLPEVDGKPLWNHMPEKAWLEFSARSYAQLGRNELLQRPDVYLAQMDRDGVDMAALFPTYALLLEGFSPLEPRVATAFASVYNTWLHGFCAHQPERLRGVGLISRHQPEAMVAEVRRVAGFGWRAVMVRPNPIGGRLLSDAAYEPFWSECEKLSLAVVLHGSGHVYVPSAGADRFDTRFANHVCAHPMELMMGLLALLQGGVLERHPALRIGAMEAGCGWLPYWAWRLDEEYRAVGAEVSATIRQLPSTYLRQHCFVSMEPDEPYLSDMMRHLPEDRLVFGSDFPHLDHGEDVLGAMLSLRDVMTESRLRKVLWENPTRFYGVEP encoded by the coding sequence ATGCGCGACGGCTTTCACATCTTCGACGCGGACCGGCACGTCCTGGAGCCGCTGAGCCTGTGGGCGGAGCAGCTGGAGCCCGGCCTGCGCCGGCACGCGCCTCGCCTGGGACGCCTTCCGGAAGAAACGCTGGAGGAGCGCCTGGCGCGGCTGGGCCCCCAGGGCCTGCTGCCCGTGCTGCCCCTGCCGGAAGTGGACGGCAAGCCGCTGTGGAACCACATGCCGGAGAAGGCGTGGTTGGAGTTCTCCGCGCGCTCCTACGCGCAGCTGGGGCGCAATGAACTGCTGCAGCGTCCAGACGTGTACCTGGCCCAGATGGATCGCGACGGCGTGGACATGGCGGCCCTCTTCCCCACCTATGCGTTGCTCCTGGAGGGCTTCTCCCCGCTCGAGCCCCGCGTCGCCACCGCGTTCGCGTCCGTCTACAACACCTGGCTGCATGGCTTCTGCGCGCACCAGCCGGAGCGCCTGCGTGGCGTGGGACTCATCAGCCGGCACCAGCCGGAGGCCATGGTCGCGGAGGTCCGCCGCGTCGCGGGCTTCGGCTGGCGCGCCGTCATGGTGCGCCCCAACCCCATCGGAGGCAGGCTCCTGTCGGACGCCGCCTACGAGCCCTTCTGGTCCGAGTGCGAGAAGCTCTCACTCGCGGTGGTCCTCCACGGCAGCGGCCACGTCTACGTGCCGTCCGCGGGCGCGGACCGCTTCGACACCCGCTTCGCCAACCACGTCTGCGCCCACCCCATGGAGCTGATGATGGGGCTGCTCGCGCTCCTCCAGGGCGGCGTGCTGGAGCGGCACCCGGCCCTGCGCATTGGCGCCATGGAGGCGGGCTGCGGCTGGCTGCCGTACTGGGCGTGGCGTTTGGATGAGGAATATCGCGCTGTGGGTGCAGAGGTCTCCGCCACCATCCGACAGCTCCCTTCAACCTACCTGCGCCAGCACTGCTTCGTTTCCATGGAACCGGACGAGCCGTACTTGTCTGACATGATGCGCCACCTCCCGGAGGACCGATTGGTTTTCGGAAGCGACTTCCCGCATCTCGACCACGGCGAGGATGTACTGGGTGCGATGCTGTCCTTGCGTGACGTGATGACCGAAAGTCGTCTACGAAAGGTTCTCTGGGAAAACCCGACTCGGTTCTACGGTGTGGAACCGTGA
- a CDS encoding radical SAM protein yields MAPPPEPKPRILLVQCGPDRRHVDRETEDFDPERGLVKRATMTPLACATLAALTPDAFTVDIWDEELHGQLRADTELPDYDIVGVSVMYSALTYQARFLGGHFRDLGATVVAGGPAISAAPEDYRGFFDALFVNEAERTWPRFLADWLGGEYAPEYRQLDKPSLNESPLPRWDAIATDLPRYAWGSVQTTRGCPFDCSFCDVIYLYGRKQRHKPVDRVLDEVRAHAALGAEGVFFADDEFIGDAAYAKEVLAGLVPLNRALPRPLRFFTQVTMNLSRDAALLEGMADANFYTIVLGIESFDIGALKEAQKHQNVRADLVGDLLHIQAHGIGPRGSFIVGFDNDTPAVFDSLHANIQRTHLPWVVVAPLQAPRGTKLWTRLRAEGRLATPRKAHAKDRGAIVLNVMPLGMTRPQLLEGFRDLVERLSTWDAACERIRGFIAGIRRPPQVEEPHWPEAVTDRFLREATGAWALTPSERHALGDTLAQVRSTAPAMLPRAVFFLARNQNERRRHERLFTDFDAVLATERQGDLVPDTQPVYVPPGFATAMRDVFPDLFVRLSRDLPDRREVPEASRDVLVDFVARWGEGFQALQPQHHEFLRELCDREVAARGGHPGTLEVSEEQALRTQARRTGLLEALLKDVRDELASWGP; encoded by the coding sequence ATGGCGCCTCCTCCTGAACCCAAGCCTCGCATCCTGCTCGTCCAGTGTGGCCCCGACCGGCGCCACGTGGACCGGGAGACGGAGGACTTCGACCCCGAGCGCGGCCTGGTGAAGCGCGCGACGATGACGCCGCTGGCCTGCGCGACGCTCGCGGCGCTCACGCCGGACGCCTTCACCGTCGACATCTGGGACGAAGAACTGCACGGCCAGCTGCGCGCGGACACGGAGCTGCCGGACTACGACATCGTCGGCGTGTCGGTGATGTACTCCGCCCTCACCTACCAAGCGCGCTTCCTGGGCGGGCACTTCCGCGACCTGGGCGCCACCGTGGTCGCGGGCGGTCCCGCCATCTCCGCCGCACCGGAGGACTACCGGGGCTTCTTCGATGCCCTCTTCGTCAACGAGGCGGAGCGCACCTGGCCGCGCTTCCTCGCGGACTGGCTCGGGGGCGAGTACGCGCCCGAGTACCGGCAGCTCGACAAGCCCTCGCTGAACGAAAGCCCCCTGCCCCGCTGGGACGCCATCGCGACGGACCTCCCGCGCTACGCGTGGGGCTCCGTGCAGACCACGCGCGGCTGTCCGTTCGACTGCTCGTTCTGCGACGTCATCTACCTGTACGGCCGCAAGCAGCGGCACAAGCCGGTGGACCGCGTGCTGGACGAGGTGCGCGCCCACGCGGCGCTCGGAGCGGAGGGCGTCTTCTTCGCGGACGACGAGTTCATCGGCGACGCGGCGTACGCGAAGGAGGTGCTCGCGGGGCTCGTGCCCCTCAACCGCGCCCTGCCCCGTCCGCTGCGCTTCTTCACCCAGGTGACGATGAACCTGAGCCGCGACGCCGCGCTGCTGGAGGGCATGGCGGACGCGAACTTCTACACCATCGTCCTGGGCATCGAGTCCTTCGACATCGGCGCGCTCAAGGAAGCGCAGAAGCACCAGAACGTGCGCGCGGACCTCGTGGGCGACCTACTGCACATCCAGGCGCACGGCATCGGGCCCCGGGGCAGCTTCATCGTCGGGTTCGACAACGACACGCCCGCGGTCTTCGATTCGCTGCACGCGAACATCCAGCGCACGCACCTGCCCTGGGTGGTGGTGGCACCGCTCCAGGCTCCGCGCGGCACCAAGCTGTGGACGCGGCTGCGCGCGGAAGGCCGGCTCGCCACGCCCCGCAAGGCGCACGCGAAGGACCGGGGCGCCATCGTGCTCAACGTGATGCCCCTGGGCATGACGCGGCCCCAGCTGCTCGAAGGCTTCCGCGACCTGGTGGAGCGGCTGTCCACCTGGGACGCCGCCTGCGAGCGCATCCGGGGGTTCATCGCCGGCATCCGGCGCCCGCCCCAGGTGGAGGAGCCCCACTGGCCGGAGGCCGTCACCGACCGCTTCCTGCGCGAGGCCACCGGCGCCTGGGCCCTGACGCCGTCCGAGCGCCACGCCCTGGGGGACACGCTCGCTCAGGTGCGCAGCACCGCCCCGGCGATGCTGCCACGCGCGGTGTTCTTCCTCGCGCGCAACCAGAACGAGCGCCGCCGCCATGAGCGCCTCTTCACGGACTTCGACGCCGTGCTGGCCACCGAGCGCCAGGGCGACCTCGTCCCGGACACGCAGCCCGTCTACGTCCCGCCCGGCTTCGCCACCGCGATGCGCGACGTGTTCCCGGACCTCTTCGTGCGCCTGAGCCGCGACCTGCCGGATCGCCGCGAAGTGCCGGAGGCTTCACGCGACGTGCTGGTGGACTTCGTCGCCCGCTGGGGCGAAGGCTTCCAGGCGCTCCAGCCGCAGCACCACGAATTCCTTCGCGAGCTGTGTGACCGGGAGGTGGCGGCGCGCGGTGGCCATCCGGGTACGCTGGAGGTCTCGGAGGAGCAGGCCCTCCGCACCCAGGCGCGCCGCACCGGCCTGCTGGAAGCACTGCTCAAGGACGTGCGCGACGAGCTCGCGAGCTGGGGACCCTGA
- a CDS encoding TOMM precursor leader peptide-binding protein, producing the protein MDRVLRIKPHLRAEVLDARRVFLVGERAQFLLEGELHASIVPLLDGERTVANVIAALAGRASAPEVLYALSLLEERGHVEEAHDVFDASVAGFWESLGVGAATAAGRLLDVSVSVHAVDGEDGEGLEEALRDTGLDVRDDADRRVLLVDDYLSTEALALAREARSAGAAFLPLKVSGTACHAGPVVGPGERACWTCLTARLLDNRPIEKYLARKGPPPRAIRPPRTGLPTTAKAGLSFAATLVARWVVDGPGGPAQTRLWTLDFATWQLESHAVARRPQCPDCGDPHWMEARAKKPLELASRSKRFTDDGGHRILTPEQTWERHRHLISPVTGVVSDLRAVPGDAPLGHIQSAVFRVCPWTDAPASDDFHRVASGKGRTEAQARAGALCEALERYSAVFQGDEPRVHATASQLGAQAVHPDALQHFSAAQFQSRPESASRDMRTAVPNPYADQPMDWSPAYSLTHGVHKYVPTSFAYLFAPAPPLGDGPFCFFNSNGNAAGNCVEEAILQGFLELVERDAVALWWYNRLRRPRVDLRSFDEPWFASVSAHYQSLGLQLSVLDLTHDLGIPVFAALVWSPERGRAWAGCGCHFDAKLAVQRALTEVAQCYDPKDLSPSPWDASAHSDVSWLFPNDLVPARVRADFPRVWHDDLRDDVRECVARAASVGLETLVVEQSRPDVGVSAVKVIVPGLRHFWPRLGPGRLYDVPVRMGWLKAPKTEAQLNPVPFYF; encoded by the coding sequence ATGGACCGAGTCCTCCGCATCAAGCCCCACCTGCGCGCCGAGGTGCTCGACGCGCGGCGCGTGTTCCTCGTCGGGGAGCGCGCCCAGTTCCTGCTGGAGGGGGAGCTGCACGCGAGCATCGTTCCCCTGCTGGATGGCGAGCGCACCGTGGCGAACGTCATCGCCGCGCTGGCGGGACGGGCCTCCGCGCCGGAGGTGCTCTACGCGCTGTCGCTCCTGGAGGAGCGCGGACACGTGGAGGAGGCACACGACGTCTTCGACGCCAGCGTCGCCGGCTTCTGGGAGTCGCTGGGCGTGGGCGCGGCCACCGCGGCCGGGCGGCTGTTGGACGTGTCCGTCTCCGTGCACGCGGTGGACGGCGAGGATGGCGAGGGGCTGGAGGAGGCGCTGCGCGACACCGGCCTGGACGTGCGCGACGACGCCGACCGCCGCGTGCTGCTGGTGGACGACTACCTGTCGACCGAAGCGCTCGCGCTGGCCCGGGAGGCCCGGAGCGCGGGCGCCGCGTTCCTCCCGCTGAAGGTGTCCGGCACCGCGTGCCACGCGGGCCCGGTGGTGGGCCCCGGTGAGCGCGCCTGCTGGACGTGCCTCACGGCGCGGCTGTTGGACAACCGCCCCATCGAGAAGTACCTCGCGCGCAAGGGCCCCCCGCCGCGCGCCATCCGCCCGCCGCGCACGGGCCTGCCCACCACCGCGAAGGCGGGGCTGTCCTTCGCGGCGACGCTCGTGGCCCGGTGGGTGGTGGACGGACCTGGAGGCCCGGCACAGACGCGGCTGTGGACGCTGGACTTCGCCACCTGGCAGCTGGAATCGCACGCGGTGGCGCGACGTCCGCAGTGCCCGGATTGCGGCGACCCCCACTGGATGGAGGCGCGTGCGAAGAAGCCCCTGGAACTGGCCTCGCGCTCCAAGCGCTTCACCGACGACGGCGGCCACCGCATCCTCACGCCCGAGCAGACCTGGGAGCGCCACCGCCACCTCATCAGCCCGGTGACGGGCGTGGTGAGCGACCTGCGCGCGGTCCCGGGCGACGCACCGCTGGGCCACATCCAGTCCGCTGTCTTCCGCGTGTGCCCGTGGACGGACGCGCCGGCCTCCGACGACTTCCATCGCGTGGCCAGCGGCAAGGGCCGCACGGAGGCCCAGGCCCGCGCGGGCGCGCTGTGTGAAGCACTGGAGCGCTACAGCGCGGTGTTCCAGGGCGACGAACCCCGAGTCCACGCCACGGCGTCCCAGCTGGGTGCGCAGGCCGTGCACCCGGACGCGCTCCAGCACTTCAGCGCCGCGCAGTTCCAGTCCCGGCCCGAAAGCGCGAGCCGCGACATGCGCACCGCGGTGCCCAATCCGTACGCGGATCAACCCATGGACTGGAGCCCCGCGTATTCACTCACGCACGGGGTCCACAAGTACGTGCCCACGTCGTTCGCGTACCTCTTCGCGCCCGCGCCCCCGCTCGGAGACGGGCCGTTCTGCTTCTTCAACTCCAACGGGAACGCCGCGGGCAACTGCGTGGAGGAGGCCATCCTCCAGGGCTTCCTGGAACTGGTGGAGCGCGATGCGGTGGCGCTCTGGTGGTACAACCGCCTGCGCCGTCCGCGCGTGGACCTGCGCTCCTTCGACGAACCGTGGTTCGCGTCCGTGAGCGCGCACTACCAGTCGCTCGGCCTCCAGTTGTCGGTGTTGGATCTCACGCACGACCTGGGCATCCCGGTGTTCGCCGCGCTCGTGTGGTCTCCGGAGCGCGGCCGGGCCTGGGCCGGGTGCGGCTGCCACTTCGACGCGAAGCTCGCCGTGCAGCGCGCGCTCACGGAGGTGGCCCAGTGCTACGACCCGAAGGACCTGTCGCCATCACCCTGGGACGCCAGCGCGCACAGCGACGTCAGCTGGCTCTTTCCCAACGACCTGGTCCCCGCGCGCGTCCGCGCCGATTTTCCGCGCGTGTGGCATGACGACCTGCGGGACGACGTGCGCGAGTGCGTAGCCCGGGCCGCGAGCGTGGGACTGGAGACGCTGGTGGTGGAGCAATCACGGCCCGACGTGGGCGTATCCGCGGTGAAGGTCATCGTCCCGGGGCTGCGTCACTTCTGGCCGAGGCTCGGCCCCGGACGGCTGTATGACGTCCCCGTGAGGATGGGGTGGCTGAAGGCCCCGAAGACCGAAGCGCAGCTCAACCCCGTGCCCTTCTACTTCTGA
- a CDS encoding S53 family peptidase, whose product MARIPLTQSARVSPASLHPPLRSRAATGKVEVTLLLRHGAPLPTVEELCANPPRRPLTHDEFEAKYGTNPKHLAAVRRFAKSHGLTITTERRDRSYVVLQGSTAAIRKAFEVDLRRYTHGKTSYLTHTKPVCLPRALQGVAEWVLGLDTRPLVTHNAAALPIPAEMAKQAGLRTYTAPHVASLYRYPRNQGEGQCVGIIELAGGYKQSDLDAYLKSVGVERTAPVVNVGPNKAGLLNTASNSEVTMDVELVTSVCPAARVVVYNAGSKDYSLRDYHRVLSEAISDRENRPSVLTTSWSFYEGSLIQQGEELAFERLFIEAALLGITVCAASGDLGSQVPVNARSPTGAITLAATSYPAASALVLGCGGTTLEAVGDVLHHERVWNRLGEAMSMGPSATAAGASSGGVSTMNALPLYQHGMGVPHLVKSSWKNGVFEVSRSTGRGVPDVAANADLHTGYQIVFKGQQGVAAGTSAAAPMWAALIVRLNEALGERVGFLHPRLYALVTEGQPVIRRITHGGNGAYFASDATLWNACTGLGTPDGEALLAGLRRLQRRKH is encoded by the coding sequence ATGGCCCGCATCCCATTGACGCAGAGCGCGCGTGTGTCCCCGGCGTCCCTCCACCCCCCGCTCCGGAGCCGCGCCGCGACCGGCAAGGTGGAGGTCACGCTGCTGTTGCGTCACGGGGCGCCGCTGCCCACGGTGGAGGAGCTGTGCGCGAACCCGCCGCGCCGCCCGCTCACCCATGACGAGTTCGAGGCGAAGTACGGCACGAACCCGAAGCACCTGGCCGCCGTGCGGCGCTTCGCGAAGAGCCATGGCCTCACCATCACCACGGAGCGGCGCGACCGGAGCTACGTCGTGCTCCAGGGGTCCACGGCCGCGATTCGCAAGGCCTTCGAGGTGGACCTGCGGCGCTACACCCACGGGAAGACCTCCTACCTGACCCACACGAAGCCGGTGTGCCTGCCGCGCGCGCTGCAAGGCGTGGCGGAGTGGGTCCTGGGCCTGGACACCCGGCCGCTCGTCACCCACAACGCGGCGGCCCTGCCCATCCCCGCGGAGATGGCGAAGCAGGCCGGGCTGCGCACGTACACGGCACCCCATGTGGCCAGCCTCTACCGCTACCCCCGCAACCAGGGGGAAGGCCAGTGCGTGGGCATCATCGAGCTGGCGGGCGGCTACAAGCAGTCGGACCTGGATGCGTACCTGAAGTCCGTGGGGGTGGAGCGCACGGCGCCGGTGGTGAACGTGGGGCCGAACAAGGCGGGGCTCCTCAACACCGCCTCCAATTCGGAGGTCACCATGGACGTGGAGTTGGTGACCTCGGTGTGTCCGGCCGCGCGCGTCGTCGTCTACAACGCGGGGTCGAAGGACTACTCGCTGCGCGACTACCACCGCGTCCTGTCGGAGGCCATCAGCGACCGGGAGAACCGGCCGTCGGTGCTGACCACCAGCTGGTCCTTCTACGAAGGGTCGCTCATCCAGCAGGGCGAGGAGCTGGCCTTCGAGCGGCTCTTCATCGAGGCTGCGCTGCTGGGCATCACCGTGTGCGCCGCGTCTGGAGACCTGGGCTCGCAGGTGCCGGTGAATGCCCGCTCACCCACGGGCGCCATCACCCTGGCGGCGACGAGCTACCCCGCGGCGAGCGCGCTGGTGCTGGGCTGCGGCGGCACCACGCTGGAGGCGGTGGGGGACGTCCTCCACCACGAGCGCGTGTGGAACCGCCTGGGCGAGGCGATGTCCATGGGCCCCAGCGCCACGGCCGCGGGCGCGAGCAGCGGCGGCGTCAGCACGATGAACGCGCTGCCGCTGTACCAGCACGGCATGGGCGTGCCGCACCTGGTGAAGTCGTCGTGGAAGAACGGCGTGTTCGAGGTCTCCCGCAGCACCGGCCGCGGCGTGCCGGACGTCGCGGCGAACGCGGACCTTCACACGGGCTATCAAATCGTCTTCAAGGGCCAGCAGGGCGTGGCCGCGGGCACGAGCGCCGCGGCGCCCATGTGGGCCGCGCTCATCGTCCGCCTCAACGAGGCGCTGGGGGAGCGCGTGGGCTTCCTCCACCCCCGGCTGTACGCGCTCGTCACCGAGGGACAGCCTGTCATCCGGCGCATCACCCACGGCGGCAACGGCGCGTACTTCGCCAGCGACGCGACGTTGTGGAACGCGTGCACGGGCCTGGGCACGCCGGACGGCGAAGCGCTGCTCGCGGGCCTGCGCAGACTCCAGCGCCGCAAGCACTGA
- a CDS encoding DUF3592 domain-containing protein — MGLHANLKALVMSGTAFSLMFGYFAWSLHGTEQALLARPMVPGRMLAISVELGVGKSKDYWSVKPRYAYEIKGRSYVGEDLSNSPPREYRLWNPQPSPELTQYLARYPVGATVPVHYDPRIPGRSVLEVNTGAALGFTLASAVAGLGAVLLFLWSRRAGSHAR; from the coding sequence ATGGGGCTGCACGCCAACCTGAAAGCACTCGTGATGAGCGGAACAGCTTTCAGTCTGATGTTTGGGTACTTTGCCTGGAGCCTTCACGGCACGGAGCAGGCACTGCTGGCCCGGCCGATGGTGCCGGGGCGCATGCTCGCGATCTCGGTGGAACTCGGGGTCGGGAAATCCAAAGACTACTGGAGCGTGAAGCCGCGCTACGCCTATGAGATCAAGGGCCGCTCGTATGTCGGCGAGGACCTGTCCAATTCGCCTCCGAGGGAGTACCGGCTCTGGAACCCCCAGCCGAGCCCGGAGCTGACGCAGTATCTGGCGCGCTACCCGGTGGGCGCCACGGTGCCCGTGCACTACGACCCAAGGATCCCAGGGCGCAGCGTGCTGGAGGTGAACACGGGCGCCGCACTCGGCTTCACGCTGGCCTCGGCGGTGGCGGGCCTGGGCGCTGTGCTGCTGTTCTTGTGGTCCCGGCGCGCCGGTTCGCACGCGCGCTGA
- a CDS encoding MBL fold metallo-hydrolase: MLDRPMYLKPDVAIEPLFNQWYVWWYLISPATAPLFVSRLHLKLMQSFVANPDVHVAALQNPALMGGPFINHPVSRVNEVKALLDRTTREQADMLAYTKAVSDLEQLLASSKGESLEPLYAKVPDMLRGFVELHYDLAHRANARIMEPLLYRSSLYKESAQSISLMRVAGDARKYVFSTPRLEGDSPLWLQVPYKHEGIDALFRMRHTPGSPGQVAEMLGVPSTASEAFADLFTETAPRKPEPYTGSGVRVRYFGHACVLMETREVSVLTDPVISYEFPTDQRRFTHADLPEKIDYVLITHGHADHLMMETLLQLRHRIGTIVVPRSNAYSLADPSLRLVLEQTGFKNVIEIDDLQEIKIPGGSLMGIPFIGEHSDLAVQAKTAHLVRLAGRSMLMAADSNALEPRMYQHLSKLVGPLDALYLGMECEGGPMSWMYGPLLSQPLPRKMDQSRRLNGSDSARATEILNHLNPKEVFIYAMGQEPWLRHVMVLQYDETAPQMIESNKFIEVCKGRNIPAARPFLSMEQILE; this comes from the coding sequence ATGCTCGACCGCCCGATGTACCTGAAGCCCGATGTCGCCATCGAGCCGCTGTTCAACCAGTGGTACGTCTGGTGGTACCTCATCTCGCCCGCCACGGCGCCGCTGTTCGTCTCCCGCCTGCACCTGAAGCTGATGCAGTCGTTCGTCGCGAACCCGGACGTGCACGTGGCCGCGCTGCAGAACCCGGCGCTGATGGGCGGCCCCTTCATCAACCACCCCGTGTCGCGCGTGAACGAGGTGAAGGCCCTGCTCGACCGAACCACCCGCGAGCAGGCGGACATGCTGGCCTACACCAAGGCCGTGTCGGACCTGGAGCAGCTCTTGGCCAGCTCCAAGGGCGAGTCCCTGGAGCCGCTCTACGCCAAGGTGCCGGACATGCTCCGCGGCTTCGTGGAGCTGCACTACGACCTGGCCCACCGCGCCAACGCCCGCATCATGGAGCCCCTGCTCTACCGCAGCAGCCTCTACAAGGAATCCGCGCAGAGCATCTCGCTGATGCGCGTGGCCGGTGACGCGCGCAAGTACGTCTTCAGCACCCCGCGCCTGGAGGGCGATTCGCCCCTGTGGCTCCAGGTGCCCTACAAGCACGAAGGCATCGACGCCCTCTTCCGCATGCGCCACACGCCGGGCAGCCCCGGGCAGGTGGCGGAGATGCTGGGCGTGCCGTCCACCGCCTCGGAGGCCTTCGCGGACCTCTTCACGGAGACCGCCCCTCGCAAGCCCGAGCCGTACACCGGCTCCGGCGTGCGCGTGCGCTACTTCGGCCACGCGTGCGTGCTGATGGAGACGCGCGAGGTGTCCGTCCTCACCGACCCCGTCATCAGCTACGAGTTCCCCACGGACCAGCGGCGCTTCACCCACGCGGACCTGCCGGAGAAGATCGACTACGTCCTCATCACCCACGGCCACGCGGACCACCTGATGATGGAGACGCTGCTGCAGCTGCGTCACCGCATCGGGACCATCGTGGTGCCGCGCTCGAACGCGTACTCGCTGGCGGACCCCTCGCTGCGCCTGGTGCTGGAGCAGACGGGCTTCAAGAACGTCATCGAGATCGACGACCTGCAGGAGATCAAGATCCCCGGCGGGTCGCTGATGGGCATCCCCTTCATCGGCGAGCACAGCGACCTGGCGGTGCAGGCGAAGACGGCGCACCTGGTGCGGCTGGCCGGCCGCTCCATGCTGATGGCCGCGGACTCCAACGCGCTGGAGCCGCGCATGTACCAGCACCTGTCGAAGCTGGTGGGCCCGCTGGACGCGCTCTACCTGGGCATGGAGTGCGAAGGCGGCCCGATGAGCTGGATGTACGGCCCGCTGCTCAGCCAGCCCCTGCCTCGCAAGATGGATCAGTCGCGGCGGCTCAACGGCTCCGACAGCGCCCGCGCCACGGAGATCCTCAATCACCTCAATCCGAAAGAGGTCTTCATCTACGCCATGGGCCAGGAGCCCTGGCTGCGCCACGTGATGGTGCTCCAGTACGACGAGACCGCGCCCCAGATGATCGAATCCAACAAGTTCATCGAGGTCTGCAAGGGCCGCAACATCCCCGCCGCCCGGCCCTTCCTGAGCATGGAGCAGATCCTGGAGTAA